The Cynocephalus volans isolate mCynVol1 chromosome 5, mCynVol1.pri, whole genome shotgun sequence genomic sequence TGTGATTGCTTTTCCTCCCAGGTGCATGAACGAGCTCATACGGGTGACCGTCCATACAGGTGTGACTTCCCCAGCTGCGGGAAGGCCTTTGCCACAGGTAATCTACCTGAAGATCCAAGATGGACCACTTCCAGTTGAGGAATCAGCTTTGGGACCTCCCTGAAGGGAACCCAATACTAGGCTGCCTCCTTGGAGAAACTACTGTTAAAGTGCTCTGACTTGCAGGGTGCCCTCCCTGGAGGAAACCCTGTTACAGAAGTGAAagggggactggctggttagctcaggtggttagagcacagccttataataccaaaatcatgggttcggatccccataccagccagctgccaaaaaacaaaaacccaaaaaataaaataaaaaataaataaatagcttaaaaaaaaaaaagaaatgaaaaacagtatggtccAGGCCAACAGAGGAGCCTGCGGGAGCTGGTGGAGAGACCCTGCCTCTTATGTAGGGTAGGCCATTACATCTCTCTGGGCTTTATTTTCCTGTCTGTGAAACAAGGACCTTTAGCCACAGGTTCTGGAGGATCCCTCTTATGCTTATGTTCTGGAATGGCTTCAACTCCCtagagagggaaggagggcagggTGGGCTTTCCTAGCCTCTTTTATCTCCCCAGGCGGGGGTGGGATAGAGGCAGACATGGGCTTCTTGAGCCATAGGAGGTCTGGAGCCTCACGGAGCACAGTTAAGATGGAGAGTCCCAGAATGAGGTGGACAGTGGAGGATAAGGCCCTACTGGGTGCTCCTCTCACCCCTGCCTTCTACACGCTGACAGGCTATGGGCTGAAGAGCCACGTTCGCACCCACACTGGTGAGAAACCATACAAGTGTCCGGAGGAGCTATGCAGCAAGGCCTTCAAGACCTCAGGAGACCTTCAGAAGCATGTCCGTACCCACACCGGTATGCAAGGCCCTGCCCACCCCTACCCCATTCCCTCAGCTTACCTTACAGACTTAGACCTGGAACCTGGTGCCATCCCCTTCTTGCTCCAGCATGGCCACCCTTCCTGAGCCACACCTCACATACCCCATCTGCACAGGTGAACGTCCGTTCCGGTGCCCTTTTGAGGGCTGTGGCCGCTCCTTCACCACGTCTAATATCCGCAAGGTACACGTGCGCACCCACACAGGCGAGCGGCCCTACACCTGCCCAGAGCCCCACTGTGGCCGTGGCTTCACCAGCGCCACCAACTACAAGAATCATGTGCGCATCCACACAGGTGGGCCAGCTGGCACACGAGGACCACCCTCTGAGGCCCCAACCCCTCCACCATAGGCTTCTGATGTGAGACCCATTCTCACCTCCAGCTCAGAGCCCTTCTTTGCTGGCCCTTCCAggctggcctgggggtgggggatccCAGAACCACTTTGACTCGCAGTGAGTGGTTCCTCCATTTCCAGTTAGGGCCAGTCTGACAGGTATTGCAGCCCCCTCTGGGGCCACTCTGCTCCCTGCCACCCCTCTACACCCACCCTGAATTCTCCCCCTCCGGCCAAGCTCCCCAAGAGACCAGGGTCAAGAATGATGGGGAAGAAGCAGGGTGAAATGTCACCTTCACCTCCTCACCACATCCACTGTCCCTATGATTCCTGTGTGTTCTCACCCTCCCCAGTGTTATGTCCCTTGCCCAACCTTCCATGTCATCTCTTAGCCATGTGTGTCCCCCCTCTCCTGTTGCACCTGACAATTTAGTCTTCCCTGCTTCCTGCCTTTTCTGTTCACCACTCTCAATCCTCCCACCCTCGACCTTACCATCCCTCAATGCCCCCCACGAGCCCCAGCCTGGCCCCGTTCCCTGTTTCCCCCTGACCTTGTCTGTGGGCTCAGTGGTCCCACACATACACCCTCTCTGTTCCACTGGCCATGTTCCCCAACTGTCCATTCAGGATCTTAGGTCTCagtccctttccctccctctggcTCTACCTTCACCCtgaccctccccacccctgccccttaGTTTCCCCCTTGCCAGCCCCAGTTCCCACCCTCCTCACAGCCCAGTGTCCCCAGGGGAGAAGCCATATGTTTGCACGGTGCCAGGCTGTGGGAAGCGCTTCACCGAGTACTCAAGCTTGTACAAACACCATGTGGTGCACACACACTGCAAGCCCTACACCTGCAGCACCTGTGGCAAGACCTACCGGCAAACCTCCACCCTGGCCATGCACAAGCGCAGCGCCCATGGCGAACTGGAGGCCACTGAGGAGAGCGAGCAGGCCCTCTATGAACAGCAGCAGCTGGAGGGTGAGAGGAGTGGGCAGGGGGTGAGTGTGGGTACAAACCAGGCCTCCCCATGGCATCTGGTAGCAGGTGTCAGCCTGGGCTGTCTTCTCCCAGCCGCCTCTGCAGCCAAGGAGAGCCCACCACCCAAACAATCCCGCATTGCTTACATTTCGGAGGTGAAGGAAGAGGATGATGACATCCCAGCCCAAGTGGCCATGGTGACCGAGGAGGATGGGGCCCCTCAGGTGGCTCTGATCACTCAGGATGGTGCCCAACAGGTACAGGCCCTGGGAAACAGGAGTGGGGTAGGTCACTCTGGCTGGCACCCTCTCAACTCTCTGGGAACTCTGGGGAGCCCTGAAATTCTGACAGCTCCACCTCCTTCTCCATCCAGTTTCCTGTTGTAGCTTTTTGGACCTCAGAGAGCTGAGGATGAGGGGCCAAATTCTTACAAcacagcccctcctcctcctcatgcTTCCGACTCAGTCTCTGGGACTTCTGGAGCACAGTTAGTAGTTTCCCTCTTAGAGGCTGACAAGTCCTGACCATCTGAATGAGACACTTGGATGTCCTTTTCAAGAGAGGCATGTTGATATAGGGGCCAGAACATGGAGTAGGATCTGGAAGCCTGGGGTCTAGTCCCACCAGCCAGCAGCATAACCTGACCCTAGTCAGCACCCATACTATAATGTGCACCTGTGCCTTATAGAGTTGTCATGAGAACAAACTTAGGTGAAGCCCCTGGACTGAATATAGAATTCTTCTAGTGTAGCCTCTCTTTGCTGTCTTGGAcctgttttgtttgcttgtcccccacccctttcatccCTGTGACATGAAGCTAACCTTCTATCTTACCAATAAGCTAACCTTGTCTGGAAGAGCAGGTACACCCTCCATCGGGGCTTTCAGACAGCCTTCCACTGGCACTCCCAGCTCATCTTCTCCCCTCCTGTTGGCAGGTCAGCCTGTCCCCAGAAGACTTACAGGCCCTGGGGAGTGCCATCAGTATGGTGACCCAGCATGGCAGCACCACCCTTACCATCCCCAGTCATGACGACGACCTGGCCACATCTGGCACACATACGGTCACCATGGTCAACGCTGATGGCACCCAGACACAGCCCGTATGACCAGGCGGTTTGCTtggggtttctttttccttttccattcctttctgtGGGGTGGGCATTAAAGTTCAAGCTCAAGTAGTTAAACTTTCTTACAAAGATTCTTCACAAAAAGGGGTCTTCCCCCTCACTCCTCTGGGTCATCAGCAACTCTCATCTTTAAAAGCATTTgattgagggccggcccatggctcacttgggagagtgtggtgctgataacactaaggccgtgggttcggatccctatatagggatggccggttagctcacttcagagagcgtggtgcttacaacaccaagtcaagggttaagatccccttaccggtcatcttttaaaaaaaaaaaaaaaaaagcatttgattgaGTCAAGAGACAGTTTCTAATTCTCAGTCTACCCCTAATTTGCTTTGCAGCCAATCATAGGTCACTTTTCTGTGGATTTCAGTACATTTTCAGATGAGAGGACTAAACTATCCCTGGGCTTTTATTTACAGTTCTGTTGTCCTATGATTCAAAATCCCCAAATTAAATTGGAGAAAAACCCAACCTCACTTACCTCTGAGCGCCAAGCTAATTAATCTGACCTTTCCTGTCTGAGTTGTTCCTAGCCACCTTGCTTGGAGGGATTTGTATTTGGATTGGTGGGAGGGAGAGTATTGCAGGTGGGTTGGAAGACCTCATTCTTCTGTATTTCAGGTCACAATCATTACCTCTGGAGCTGTGGTTGCTGAGGACTCAAGTGTAACATCCCTTCACCATCAGCAGGTGGCAGTGTTGGCCACAGCCAGCGGAACGCACATTGCAGTACAGGTAGGTAGAGATCTGGGAGGAAAGAGGATCCCAGGACCAGAAAAGGGAACAAGGGAGTGAGGGGAACTGAATGGGGATCTTGAAGGGAAGGGCATCTAGCTCAAAAAGAGCCCATTTCAGAAGACAGATCCCTTTCTCTGCCTATATCCACATGTCTGTCTCAGGCTCTTTCTTGGCAGAGGCAGAATGGTGAAGTCCCTTCTGGTCTTCAAGGATAACTCTGATGGCAGTCCATTTTCATCTCTTCAtgtctctgtttctttatctggaaaATGAAAAGGCTGAAGTAGATGATCACTAGGTCCTCTCCAGCCAGTCATTCTCCTTCTGTGAGCAAGCCCGACTCTCTGACCCTGGACTATTCCATGGCTCCCTGGCCATGCCTAGCCTAATAGGACTCTTAACTTTCTGTTTACTGGGGCCCTACTAAGCGCTCAGCCTGTAGCATTGGGTAGATGGAGGAGATTCAAAAGAGTAGGCCACATATAACTAGCTATAACTATAAGGAAGGGTCTCACTGTCTCCTTTTCTTCTGCACTCCCTTCTCCACAGCTGGAGGAGCAGCAGACCTTAGAGGAGGCCATCAGTGTAGCCACTGTTGCCATGCAGCAAGGGGCCGTGACCCTGGAGACAACAGTGTCGGAGAGTGGCTGCTGAGCCCAGGAGGGCTGGGTCCCAAACCATGTTGGAAGAGATGCCATGCTGCACAGGCATCCTTGCCTCCAAGGGCCCAGGCTGTGGCTGACACATGGAAGGTGGCCACATAGGTCTCT encodes the following:
- the ZNF76 gene encoding zinc finger protein 76 — its product is MESLGLQTVTLSDGTTAYVQQAVKGEKLLEGQVIQLEDGTTAYIHQVMVQKESLSFEDGQPVQLEDGSMAYIHHTPKEGYDPTALEAVQLEDGSTAYIHHPMAVSSDNTILAVQTEVGLEDLAAEDDEGFSADTVVALEQYASKVLHDSQAPHNGKGQQVGDRAFRCGYKGCGRLYTTAHHLKVHERAHTGDRPYRCDFPSCGKAFATGYGLKSHVRTHTGEKPYKCPEELCSKAFKTSGDLQKHVRTHTGERPFRCPFEGCGRSFTTSNIRKVHVRTHTGERPYTCPEPHCGRGFTSATNYKNHVRIHTGEKPYVCTVPGCGKRFTEYSSLYKHHVVHTHCKPYTCSTCGKTYRQTSTLAMHKRSAHGELEATEESEQALYEQQQLEAASAAKESPPPKQSRIAYISEVKEEDDDIPAQVAMVTEEDGAPQVALITQDGAQQVSLSPEDLQALGSAISMVTQHGSTTLTIPSHDDDLATSGTHTVTMVNADGTQTQPVTIITSGAVVAEDSSVTSLHHQQVAVLATASGTHIAVQLEEQQTLEEAISVATVAMQQGAVTLETTVSESGC